Proteins encoded in a region of the Candidatus Cloacimonadota bacterium genome:
- the rpsU gene encoding 30S ribosomal protein S21: MPKVVAREGESFQVTLRKFKKSCEKAGLLSDIKKNNYYEKPSVKRRRKEKEARRKALKLLRKQRRYNRF, encoded by the coding sequence GTGCCAAAGGTTGTAGCCAGAGAAGGTGAATCTTTCCAGGTAACACTGAGAAAATTCAAAAAATCTTGCGAAAAAGCCGGATTGCTTTCTGATATTAAGAAGAATAACTATTATGAAAAGCCATCTGTGAAGCGTCGCAGAAAAGAAAAAGAAGCACGCAGAAAAGCTTTAAAACTTCTTAGAAAGCAAAGACGATATAACAGATTTTAA